A single region of the Pyricularia oryzae 70-15 chromosome 4, whole genome shotgun sequence genome encodes:
- a CDS encoding cAMP-independent regulatory protein pac2, with translation MMETYHGFVRTPADAIKLFEACRVGLLPRVQRRLSEKERQSIRSGSVFVWDEREAGMRRWTDGKSWSASRVSGSFLTYREMEGKRGGGFGNARRGAGKTPDSGRGSDGSQDETEPDGYRYKADGLMKQSFSITTSTGQHLHLISYYSRPMAGQAELTVPTADPNLRQIYPEKGLYPESSMSEAQVPPMTRAPMQQAPYMAGPPHHLHPGSHTYPPHYVQHAYPHWPASPATPPYTHYTVAPPAYAPPHHAHMHPHAPPPGHYPYTSPPPPQAAPQFDRTLPPPVSTAPQSRTPPLGPLMPAYAAHRSPRLPQPRPATESQLHPHHIHDPRHGAAGNRTLPGPLPALPPANTPPTRHASVSPPRSSHSDSVPAPAPSGNKASISALLHPTTEVPRSKVDGGTSAGNSPRLNGREHTPSTSAYAMAAAALAAGAQKQTLPSLKQFNEDVRALGALDKKFMQMTSS, from the coding sequence ATGATGGAAACATACCACGGCTTCGTCAGGACGCCTGCCGATGCCATAAAGCTGTTCGAGGCTTGCAGAGTAGGTCTTCTGCCTCGCGTCCAAAGGAGACTTTCAGAAAAGGAACGTCAGTCAATACGCTCCGGATCAGTGTTTGTTTGGGACGAGAGGGAGGCCGGCATGAGGAGGTGGACAGATGGAAAGTCATGGAGCGCCAGCAGAGTATCTGGAAGCTTCCTCACATACCGCGAGATGGAAGGCAAGAGAGGAGGTGGTTTTGGTAACGCAAGGAGAGGCGCCGGCAAGACTCCTGACTCGGGCCGCGGTAGCGACGGGTCCCAAGACGAGACAGAGCCCGATGGCTACAGATACAAGGCCGACGGTCTTATGAAGCAGTCCTTCAGCATCACAACCTCGACAGGCCAACACTTGCACTTGATTTCATACTACTCGAGGCCCATGGCCGGCCAAGCAGAGCTCACTGTACCAACAGCGGATCCCAACCTGCGCCAAATATATCCCGAAAAGGGTTTGTACCCGGAATCGAGCATGAGCGAGGCACAAGTGCCGCCAATGACAAGAGCACCTATGCAGCAGGCACCATACATGGCCGGCCCTCCTCACCACCTGCACCCAGGTTCGCACACATACCCGCCACACTATGTTCAGCATGCCTACCCCCACTGGCCAGCATCGCCTGCAACACCGCCATACACCCACTATACAGTTGCGCCCCCAGCGTACGCGCCGCCTCACCACGCTCATATGCACCCGCACGCACCGCCGCCGGGACATTACCCTTACACGtcgccaccacctcctcAAGCTGCGCCTCAGTTTGACCGGACGCTTCCTCCACCTGTCTCGACCGCTCCTCAGTCTAGGACACCACCTTTGGGTCCTCTGATGCCCGCATATGCCGCCCACAGATCTCCACGCTTGCCGCAACCGCGCCCGGCGACAGAATCACAGCTGCACCCTCACCATATTCACGACCCAAGACATGGCGCTGCGGGCAACAGGACACTCCCGGGGCCTTTGCCAGCTCTTCCTCCGGCGAACACGCCACCAACTAGGCACGCCTCGGTCTCGCCGCCAAGGTCTTCGCACTCTGACAGCGTTCCAGCCCCTGCTCCAAGTGGCAACAAGGCCAGTATTTCCGCGCTACTTCACCCAACAACAGAGGTTCCCAGGAGCAAAGTCGACGGCGGTACTAGCGCTGGTAATTCGCCTCGCCTCAACGGCCGGGAACACACCCCCAGCACTTCGGCTTACGCTatggcagcggcagccttGGCTGCAGGGGCTCAAAAGCAAACCCTGCCTTCGCTCAAGCAATTTAACGAAGATGTGCGGGCCTTGGGAGCCCTGGATAAAAAGTTCATGCAGATGACATCCTCCTAA